In Candidatus Pelagibacter sp. RS39, the following proteins share a genomic window:
- the argF gene encoding ornithine carbamoyltransferase: MKNFINLKDIPVSDLKKILIDAKRRKKWRKKLDNLQIDKGAPLKGKLLIQMFEKSSLRTRLSFYLAIKQLGGSTLTLRPDELHLSKGGESIQDTAKILSNFGNAFMLRTDSDEKLEEFKKYLSIPIINGLSPSSHPTQILSDIFTVEEIKKKTISTLNITWIGDSNNVLNSLIAASIKFSFKLSIGCPKKYKPSKKIIRYIEDNKNKIHFFNDANKAAKGADVIFSDKVISMNDKVNKSKKLNQFKKFKINKKLMSFAKKDCIFLHCLPRGKEVDDNVFLSKQSKVWQQALNRVHVQKSILLYCFGKLR; encoded by the coding sequence ATGAAAAATTTTATAAACTTAAAAGATATTCCCGTAAGTGACTTAAAAAAAATTCTTATTGATGCAAAAAGACGAAAAAAATGGAGAAAAAAATTAGATAATCTTCAGATTGACAAAGGGGCACCCTTAAAAGGAAAGTTATTAATACAAATGTTTGAAAAATCTAGCCTGAGAACTAGATTGAGTTTTTATTTAGCAATTAAGCAACTGGGTGGTAGCACCTTAACACTTAGACCAGATGAACTTCATTTGTCAAAGGGTGGAGAAAGCATTCAAGACACAGCTAAAATTTTATCTAATTTTGGAAACGCTTTTATGCTTAGAACCGATAGTGATGAAAAACTAGAGGAATTTAAAAAATATTTATCTATACCTATTATAAATGGCTTAAGCCCTAGTTCCCATCCTACCCAAATTTTATCAGATATTTTTACTGTGGAGGAAATTAAAAAAAAAACAATATCAACCTTGAATATTACTTGGATAGGTGACTCTAATAATGTTTTAAATTCCTTAATTGCTGCCTCAATAAAGTTTTCATTCAAACTGAGTATTGGATGTCCAAAAAAATATAAACCAAGTAAAAAAATAATTAGATATATTGAAGATAATAAAAATAAAATCCACTTTTTTAATGATGCAAATAAAGCAGCAAAAGGAGCAGATGTTATTTTTTCGGATAAAGTAATTTCTATGAATGATAAAGTGAATAAATCAAAAAAATTGAATCAATTTAAAAAATTTAAGATAAATAAAAAATTAATGAGCTTTGCAAAAAAAGATTGCATTTTTCTTCATTGCTTGCCTAGAGGTAAAGAGGTAGATGATAATGTTTTCTTGAGCAAACAATCAAAAGTATGGCAACAAGCTCTTAACAGGGTCCATGTTCAAAAATCTATATTACTTTATTGTTTTGGAAAATTAAGGTAA
- a CDS encoding c-type cytochrome — protein MDSFELNKIIAAILMVALLIIGIGKLSNVIFHVEKPETPGYSVEVEQTTVASSETSSQATEDKIDIAALIAMGDIATGEKVFKKCAACHSIVKGGKNNIGPALYNVVGRDVGAVSDYKYSKALAAYGKAWTFEELNGYLVKPAKWIKGTKMAFAGLRKEKDRASVILYLNQNSDNPLPLP, from the coding sequence ATGGATTCTTTCGAGCTAAATAAAATAATAGCTGCAATATTAATGGTAGCACTTCTAATAATAGGTATTGGAAAGCTTTCAAATGTTATCTTTCATGTTGAAAAGCCTGAAACACCTGGTTACTCAGTTGAGGTAGAGCAGACTACTGTTGCAAGTTCGGAAACAAGTTCACAAGCAACCGAAGATAAAATTGATATCGCTGCACTAATCGCTATGGGAGATATTGCCACTGGAGAAAAGGTTTTTAAAAAATGTGCTGCATGTCACTCTATTGTAAAAGGTGGAAAAAATAATATTGGTCCAGCATTGTATAATGTCGTTGGTAGAGATGTGGGTGCTGTAAGTGATTATAAATATTCTAAAGCTCTTGCAGCCTACGGAAAAGCCTGGACTTTTGAAGAACTTAACGGATACCTAGTTAAACCAGCTAAATGGATTAAAGGAACAAAAATGGCTTTCGCTGGGTTAAGAAAAGAAAAAGATAGAGCCTCTGTTATTTTGTACTTAAATCAAAATTCAGATAATCCATTGCCATTACCTTAA